Proteins from a single region of Candidatus Margulisiibacteriota bacterium:
- the icd gene encoding isocitrate dehydrogenase (NADP(+)), with translation MAEKIQIKNKKLIIPDKVTIPFIEGDGIGADITRAMCSVVDAAVKKINKKIEWLEILAGEKAFNKTGVWLPDETLEAIKKYVVAIKGPLTTPIGKGIRSLNVTMRQVLELYACVRPVRYFQGVESPLKHPENLDVIIFRENTEDVYAGIEWEANTDKAKKVRAFLLKEFNIKLSKNTGIGVKPISKEASERLFKKAILYSLENNRRTITLVHKGNIMKYTEGAFMKWCYDYAKKEFSDVIVLETELQGAKCPAGKILLNDRIADNMFQQVLLRPSDYDVIVTTNLNGDYLSDACAAQVGGLGLAPGANIGDFYAVFEATHGTAPKYANQNKANPSSLILSAVMMLEYLGWQKPAGSIIKALEKTIQSKIVTYDLARQMQGAKEVSTSDFAKAIIKNL, from the coding sequence TGAAAAAATTCAGATAAAAAATAAAAAATTGATAATTCCTGATAAAGTAACGATTCCTTTCATCGAAGGTGACGGGATTGGAGCGGACATAACCCGGGCCATGTGTTCCGTAGTTGATGCCGCCGTAAAGAAAATAAACAAAAAAATCGAGTGGTTGGAAATATTAGCCGGCGAAAAAGCTTTTAACAAAACAGGTGTCTGGTTGCCGGACGAAACACTGGAGGCCATTAAAAAATATGTTGTGGCCATTAAGGGTCCCCTGACAACACCGATAGGCAAAGGCATTCGCAGTTTGAATGTTACCATGCGCCAGGTATTGGAACTATATGCTTGCGTTAGGCCTGTCCGTTATTTTCAAGGCGTGGAAAGCCCTTTAAAACATCCGGAAAACCTGGATGTAATTATTTTCAGGGAAAATACCGAAGATGTTTATGCGGGAATTGAATGGGAAGCGAATACGGATAAAGCCAAAAAGGTCAGAGCTTTTTTGCTTAAAGAATTCAATATCAAACTCTCTAAAAATACCGGTATCGGAGTTAAGCCTATCAGCAAGGAAGCATCCGAAAGACTTTTCAAGAAAGCCATACTTTATTCACTGGAAAATAACCGCAGAACTATTACTCTGGTACACAAGGGCAATATCATGAAATATACTGAAGGCGCGTTCATGAAATGGTGCTACGATTATGCTAAAAAGGAATTTTCTGATGTTATTGTTTTGGAAACAGAACTGCAAGGGGCCAAATGTCCTGCAGGGAAAATTCTTCTTAATGACCGGATAGCTGACAATATGTTCCAGCAGGTACTTTTGCGGCCTTCAGATTATGATGTGATAGTGACCACGAACCTGAACGGTGATTATTTATCTGATGCCTGTGCGGCACAGGTTGGAGGCCTTGGTCTTGCTCCGGGCGCGAATATCGGCGATTTCTATGCTGTTTTCGAAGCCACACACGGTACTGCTCCTAAATATGCTAACCAGAATAAAGCTAATCCCAGTTCATTAATTTTATCAGCAGTGATGATGCTGGAATATCTTGGCTGGCAAAAACCCGCCGGTTCCATCATTAAAGCTCTGGAGAAAACTATTCAGTCCAAGATTGTTACTTATGATCTGGCCAGACAGATGCAGGGTGCGAAGGAAGTCTCTACGTCCGATTTTGCCAAAGCAATAATAAAGAATTTATAA
- a CDS encoding fumarate hydratase: MRVIPSKLVVQKIADALIDINFNVDSDILKYFQSQLPALKDNEKRVIQILVENANIAAKNKIPLCQDTGTVVIFARIGQHVAFEKNLQTLIDEAVSSVYKQQYLRKSIVNDPLSRINTQDNTPAILHLEMIQGDTCEFGIMVKGGGAENASSMTMLEPAAGEEGIIDLIVKVVAEKGRNACPPLILGVGLGGNFETCTLLAKKALFRNIGQRNIDAKYAKLENKILKKVNELKIGAGGYGGKLTAMEVFIETAPCHIASMPVAVNVSCHSTRHTWVRV; this comes from the coding sequence ATGCGTGTTATTCCTTCGAAACTGGTAGTCCAAAAAATTGCCGATGCCCTGATTGATATTAATTTTAATGTCGACTCGGATATATTGAAATATTTTCAGTCACAGCTTCCAGCCTTGAAAGATAATGAGAAAAGGGTTATTCAAATACTTGTTGAAAACGCCAATATAGCTGCAAAAAATAAAATACCATTATGCCAGGATACCGGAACTGTGGTGATATTTGCCAGAATCGGACAGCATGTAGCATTTGAAAAAAACCTGCAAACCTTAATTGATGAAGCGGTTTCATCGGTGTATAAACAACAATATTTACGAAAATCGATTGTAAATGATCCCTTGAGCAGAATAAATACACAGGACAACACTCCGGCAATATTGCATCTGGAAATGATTCAGGGAGACACCTGTGAATTCGGGATCATGGTTAAGGGCGGCGGGGCTGAAAACGCTTCTTCTATGACAATGCTTGAACCAGCGGCAGGTGAAGAGGGTATTATCGATCTGATAGTAAAAGTGGTGGCTGAAAAAGGCCGGAATGCTTGTCCTCCTTTAATTTTGGGGGTGGGGTTGGGAGGTAATTTTGAAACCTGTACGCTTCTTGCTAAAAAGGCACTGTTTCGAAATATCGGTCAGAGAAATATAGACGCGAAATACGCTAAACTGGAGAATAAAATTTTAAAAAAAGTAAACGAGTTAAAAATCGGTGCAGGAGGATATGGTGGAAAACTGACAGCTATGGAAGTGTTTATTGAAACTGCCCCGTGCCATATTGCCAGTATGCCGGTAGCGGTAAATGTTAGCTGCCATAGTACAAGACATACTTGGGTGAGGGTGTAG
- a CDS encoding FumA C-terminus/TtdB family hydratase beta subunit encodes MKKIKLPIIDKKVLKSLKPGDFVYLSGCVYTARDATHKKLLEYINAGKKLPLDLQNTSFYYMGPSPARPGQVCGSAGPTTSRRMDSYTRTLLEHGLKVMIGKGERTEQVKKAIKKHKAVYFGTIGGAGAYLSVCIKKMECAAFPELGPEALYKLELENLPAIVINI; translated from the coding sequence ATGAAAAAAATCAAGCTGCCCATAATCGATAAAAAAGTATTAAAAAGTTTGAAACCGGGAGATTTTGTCTATCTGTCCGGTTGCGTTTACACGGCGCGTGACGCTACTCATAAAAAGTTGCTGGAATATATCAATGCCGGTAAAAAGTTGCCTCTGGATTTACAGAATACGTCTTTTTACTATATGGGGCCTTCGCCTGCCAGACCTGGACAGGTTTGCGGTTCGGCCGGGCCTACTACCAGCAGGAGAATGGACAGTTACACAAGAACACTTCTGGAACATGGCTTAAAAGTGATGATTGGTAAAGGTGAGCGCACCGAGCAGGTAAAAAAAGCTATAAAAAAACATAAGGCGGTTTACTTCGGCACCATTGGAGGAGCAGGCGCTTATTTATCTGTATGCATAAAAAAAATGGAATGCGCGGCTTTCCCTGAACTGGGGCCTGAAGCCTTATACAAACTGGAACTGGAAAATTTACCCGCTATTGTTATTAATATATAA